A single region of the Salmo salar chromosome ssa16, Ssal_v3.1, whole genome shotgun sequence genome encodes:
- the LOC106573116 gene encoding dual specificity protein phosphatase 6, producing MLDKPKPAQFESVMAISKTVEWLQKQLQTRKDCLLVMDCRALELYESSHVETAINVAIPSLMLRRLKKGNLPIKCLLSNGEDRERFARRCKTDTIVLYDEYSREWNENVDGGSVLGLLLKKMKDEGYKAFYLEGGFNKFQAEFPALCETNLDGSFNSSSPTAQVLGLGGLRISSDSSDIESDIDRDPSSATDSDGSPLSNPQPSFPVEILPHLYLGCAKDSTNLDILEEFGIKYILNVTPNLPNMFENAGEFKYKQIPISDHWSQNLSQFFPEAISFIDEARSQKCGVLVHCLAGISRSVTVTVAYLMQKLNLSMNDAYDIVKMKKSNISPNFNFMGQLLDFERTLGLKSPCDNRVVAPTQPLYFTTPTNHNVFQLDPLEST from the exons ATGCTTGACAAGCCCAAGCCCGCTCAGTTCGAATCGGTAATGGCAATCAGCAAGACCGTGGAGTGGCTGCAAAAGCAGCTCCAGACGCGCAAAGACTGCCTATTGGTAATGGACTGCAGAGCGCTGGAGCTATACGAGTCCTCGCACGTCGAAACGGCGATTAACGTGGCCATCCCAAGCCTGATGCTCCGGCGGCTGAAGAAGGGCAATCTTCCCATCAAGTGCCTGCTCTCAAACGGCGAGGACCGGGAGAGATTTGCGCGGAGGTGCAAGACGGACACTATCGTGCTGTATGACGAGTACAGCAGGGAATGGAACGAAAATGTGGACGGGGGCTCTGTGCTGGGCTTGCTCCTGAAGAAGATGAAAGACGAGGGCTACAAGGCGTTTTACCTTGAAG GTGGTTTCAATAAATTCCAAGCCGAGTTCCCTGCCCTGTGCGAGACCAATCTTGATGGTTCTTTCAATAGCAGTTCTCCCACGGCCCAGGTGCTCGGCCTCGGGGGGCTGCGAATAAGCTCCGACTCATCCGACATCGAGTCCGACATCGACAGGGACCCAAGCAGCGCCACAGACTCAGATGGCAGTCCCCTCTCCAACCCCCAGCCCTCCTTCCCAGTGGAGATCCTCCCGCACCTCTACCTGGGCTGCGCCAAGGATTCCACCAACCTAGACATTCTAGAAGAGTTCGGCATCAAGTACATTCTGAACGTGACTCCGAACCTGCCCAACATGTTCGAGAACGCCGGGGAATTCAAGTACAAGCAGATCCCCATCTCTGATCACTGGAGCCAAAATCTGTCACAGTTCTTCCCGGAAGCCATTAGCTTCATAG ATGAGGCTCGCAGTCAGAAATGTGGCGTCCTGGTCCACTGTCTGGCCGGCATCAGCCGTTCGGTGACAGTCACCGTGGCGTACCTCATGCAGAAGCTCAACCTGTCCATGAACGACGCCTACGACATTGTCAAGATGAAGAAGTCCAACATCTCGCCCAACTTCAACTTCATGGGCCAACTCCTGGACTTTGAGCGCACCCTGGGCCTGAAGAGCCCCTGCGATAACCGGGTTGTGGCCCCCACACAACCCCTGTACTTCACCACCCCCACCAACCACAACGTCTTCCAGCTGGACCCTCTGGAGTCTACGTGA